In Dryobates pubescens isolate bDryPub1 chromosome 19, bDryPub1.pri, whole genome shotgun sequence, the following are encoded in one genomic region:
- the LOC128898171 gene encoding gastrula zinc finger protein XlCGF49.1-like, translating to MVMLRRMMTMMMMSMKRRITMRMKSFVCGDCGQSFKQRCNLIRHCRTHTSERPYSCAECGKTFAHKSALTQHHSVHSTEKPFSCRDCGKSFKHSSYLTIHRRIHTGEHLFPCAECGKSFTTSTVFIKHQLIHSGEKPYSCAHCGKSFSCRSNLSRHRRTHTGKKAFTCAVCGRSFTRKGHLNKHRCTHTRQQPALQGRHKST from the exons atggtgatgctgaggagaaTGATGACTATGATGATGATGAGTATGAAGAGGAGGATAACCATGAGGATGAAG TCCTTCGTCTGTGGTGACTGTGGCCAGAGCTTCAAACAGAGGTGTAATCTCATCCGGCATTGCCGCACCCACACCAGTGAGAGGCCATACagctgtgctgagtgtggcAAGACCTTCGCTCACAAGTctgccctcacccagcaccacagtgtgcacagcactgagaagcccttcagctgcagggactgtggcaagagcttcaaacacagctcctatCTCACCATCCATCGCCGCATTCACACTGGAGAGCatctgttcccctgtgctgagtgcggcAAAAGCTTCACCACGAGCACTGTATTCATCAAGCACCAACTCATCCACAGCGGTGAGAAGCCGTACAGCTGTGCCcactgcggcaagagcttcagctgcaggagcaatCTCAGTCGCcaccgccgcacccacaccgGCAAGAAGGCGTTCACCTGTGCTGTCTGTGGCAGGAGCTTCACCCGGAAGGGACACCTCAACAAGCACCGCTGCACCCACACcagacagcagcctgccctgcaggggaggcatAAATCCACTTAG